TAATGTGAACATCCCGTCTTCAGTAGTTTCTCCATCCTTAATGTTCAGTTTGGTTCTGATATGGTCTAGGATTTTTTCGCTTCCACAAACCATACAAGGTCCTGTTCTGCAAACTTCCAAAACATATTTACCCACCGGCTTCATATTAAACATCGTATAGAAAGTAGCCACTTCATATACCTCAATCGGTTGGATACTTAATAGTTCTGCAACATAATCCATTACAGGAACATCTAACCATCCTCCGAATTCTTTCTGTGCTAAGTGAAGTACAGGAAGAAGGGCGGACTTTTGTCTTCCTTCAGGATATCTTGCGATAATTTTGTGTACCTGTGCTAAACTTTCCGGTTTAAAAGCTATTGTTTCGCTCATTTTATTTTGTTGTAAAATGTACATTGTACAAAGTACAAAGTATTTATTAACTATTTATATTTTCAAGTACATTGTACATCCTACATTGTACTTTTTACAATTGTTATGCGTCTAATTCTCCCGCAATAATATTCATACTACACATCGTTACAATGGCATCTGAAATTACAGAACCTGTAATCATTTCAGGGTATGCCTGATAGTAGATGAAACATGGTCTTCTGAAGTGAAGTCTGTAAGGGCTTCTTCCTCCGTCACTGACAAGATAGAAACCTAATTCTCCGTTTCCACCTTCTACAGCGTGGTACACTTCTCCTTTCGGTACATCAGTTTCTCCCATTACAATTTTGAAATGGTAGATTAGTGCTTCCATCTTCTGATATACATCCGCCTTTTCAGGAAGATAAAAATCAGGAACATCCGCGTGGAATGGTCCTTCAGGAAGGTTTTCGTAGGCTTGTTTGATAATTTTAAGAGATTCCCAGATTTCTTGTTGACGAACCATGAAACGGTCGTACGTATCTCCTGAAGTTCCTACAGGAATAATAAAGTCGAAATCTTCGTATGATGAATAGGGCTCTGCCACTCTTACATCGTAATCTACACCTGCTGCACGTAGGTTGGGACCTGTGAAACCGTAGCTTAGTGCTCTTTCGGCAGAAATAGCTCCTGTACCGATGGTTCTGTCCATAAAGATTCTGTTTCGTTCTAATAGAGTACCGAACTCTTTAAATCTTGCAGGGAATGTTTTTAAGAAATCTTGTAATAACTCATGGAATTTTGGGGTGAAGTCTCTTTCAAATCCTCCAATTCTTCCCATATTGGTGGTCATCCTTGCTCCGCAGATCTGCTCATACATATCATAAATACGTTCTCTTTCGATGAACATATAAGTAAGACCTGTAATTGCTCCTGAGTCCATTCCGGTTACCCCGTTACAGATCAGGTGGTCACCAATTCTGGCAAGCTCCATCAATATAACACGCATATAGTCTACACGCTTTGGAACTTTAACGCCAATCAGCTTCTCTACTGTCATATGCCAACCTAAGTTATTGATTGGTGCAGAACAGTAGTTCATACGGTCAGTAAGTGTAGTAATCTGAGAATAGTTTCTTCTTTCAGAAATTTTCTCAAATGCTCTGTGGATATATCCCACCGTTTGTTCAGCGTGAAGGATTCTTTCTCCGTCCATCGTTAAGATATTCTGGAAAATCCCGTGAGTAGCAGGGTGGGTAGGTCCTAAATTCAGGGTATATAGCTGCCCGTCAATCTGTTCCTTACTTTCGTACTGGTTTAGTATATTAGATAATGAGTTATCTTTCATAATTTAAATGCTTTAGGCTATAGGCTCTAGGCTTTAAGCTTACTGCTTACTGCTTATTGCTTATTGCATTATTTTTTATCTTCCGAACATGTTATCGTCTTTGTCGGTTCTGGTACCATCTTCAAGGCGATATTCTTTCAACATTGGGTGGTATCCAAGATCTTCCATATTCAAAATAGGTCTGAGATCCGGATGTCCTTTAAATTTAATCCCATAGAAATCATATGTTTCTCTTTCCATCCAGTTAGCACCAGCATATAGCTCAACAAGAGAATCTACTTCAATGTTTTCTCTGGACATAAAGATTTTCAGGCGTAATCTGAAATTGATCATCATATTATGCAAGTGATAGACAACACCTATTTCCTTTTCCGGAAATTCAGGATAATGAATTCCACAGATATCAGTAAGGAAATTGATTTCCAATGATGAATCTTTAAGATAGTGAATGATTTTCTTAATATCTTCTTTTTTCACTTCAATGGTCAGCATTCCATAAGGTTCTGAGCTTGAAATAACAGATTCCGGAAATTCTCTGGTAATTGCTTCTAATACAAATTCGTTTGTCATTTCCGTTTAGTTGCTTATGTTGTAAGAATCTAGTAATTTCTGATATTCAGGCATATCTCTTCTTCTGATGCTTTCGCTTTCCGCAAGAGCCTGTACCTGCATTACCCCTTCAATAATTTGTTCTGGTCTTGGAGGACATCCTGGAACATATACATCTACAGGAATAATTTTATCTATGCCCTGAAGAACAGAGTAGGTATCAAAAATACCACCACTTGAAGCACAAGCCCCAACTGCTACTACCCATTTTGGCTCAGCCATCTGAGTGTACACTTCTTTCAGGACTGGTCCTAATTTCTTTGATATAGTTCCACAAACCATCAGCATGTCTGCTTGTCTTGGAGAGAAAGAGTTTCTTTCCATACCAAATCTTGAAGCATCATAGGTCGGGTTCAGGGTAGCCATAAACTCGATACCACAACAAGAGGTTGCAAATGGTAATGGCCAAAGTGAAAACTTTCTTGCCATCCCGATCACACTGCTCAGTTTTGTTGCGAAAAACCCTTCTCCTTCATAGCCTTCGGGAGCAGGTGCATCTGTTCTTATTACTGGTTTTTTATCTGACATTTTCTTTGATTTTAGATTTTGAATTATAAATTCTGAATTATTATCATTCAAAATCTATCATTCACAATTCATAATTTTACTTTATTTATCCCAATCTAACGCGCCACGTTTCCAAACATAGAAAAACGCTACGAAGAAGATCGCAACGAATGTAAGTACAGCCAGGAATCCCTCCATACCGAATTCTCTGAAGTTTACCGCATATGGATAAAAAAATACGATTTCAATATCGAATAGTACGAACAATACCGCAGTCAGGAAATATTTAATAGAAAATGGTGTTCTTGCATTTCCCTCACTAGGAACCCCACATTCCCAACTCTGGTTTTTCACAGAATCTCCTTTCTTCTGTTGTGGACCTAAGAAATGTGCACCAAGCAAAGAA
This genomic window from Chryseobacterium sp. MEBOG06 contains:
- a CDS encoding NADH-quinone oxidoreductase subunit A; this encodes MNLPESYIPILIQAGVAVGFVAVSLLGAHFLGPQQKKGDSVKNQSWECGVPSEGNARTPFSIKYFLTAVLFVLFDIEIVFFYPYAVNFREFGMEGFLAVLTFVAIFFVAFFYVWKRGALDWDK
- a CDS encoding NADH-quinone oxidoreductase subunit B, which translates into the protein MSDKKPVIRTDAPAPEGYEGEGFFATKLSSVIGMARKFSLWPLPFATSCCGIEFMATLNPTYDASRFGMERNSFSPRQADMLMVCGTISKKLGPVLKEVYTQMAEPKWVVAVGACASSGGIFDTYSVLQGIDKIIPVDVYVPGCPPRPEQIIEGVMQVQALAESESIRRRDMPEYQKLLDSYNISN
- a CDS encoding NADH-quinone oxidoreductase subunit C — translated: MTNEFVLEAITREFPESVISSSEPYGMLTIEVKKEDIKKIIHYLKDSSLEINFLTDICGIHYPEFPEKEIGVVYHLHNMMINFRLRLKIFMSRENIEVDSLVELYAGANWMERETYDFYGIKFKGHPDLRPILNMEDLGYHPMLKEYRLEDGTRTDKDDNMFGR
- the nuoE gene encoding complex I 24 kDa subunit family protein encodes the protein MSETIAFKPESLAQVHKIIARYPEGRQKSALLPVLHLAQKEFGGWLDVPVMDYVAELLSIQPIEVYEVATFYTMFNMKPVGKYVLEVCRTGPCMVCGSEKILDHIRTKLNIKDGETTEDGMFTLKPAECLGACGYAPMLQLGKFFHENLTIEKVDEILELCRQGQLALD
- the nuoD gene encoding NADH dehydrogenase (quinone) subunit D, whose product is MKDNSLSNILNQYESKEQIDGQLYTLNLGPTHPATHGIFQNILTMDGERILHAEQTVGYIHRAFEKISERRNYSQITTLTDRMNYCSAPINNLGWHMTVEKLIGVKVPKRVDYMRVILMELARIGDHLICNGVTGMDSGAITGLTYMFIERERIYDMYEQICGARMTTNMGRIGGFERDFTPKFHELLQDFLKTFPARFKEFGTLLERNRIFMDRTIGTGAISAERALSYGFTGPNLRAAGVDYDVRVAEPYSSYEDFDFIIPVGTSGDTYDRFMVRQQEIWESLKIIKQAYENLPEGPFHADVPDFYLPEKADVYQKMEALIYHFKIVMGETDVPKGEVYHAVEGGNGELGFYLVSDGGRSPYRLHFRRPCFIYYQAYPEMITGSVISDAIVTMCSMNIIAGELDA